One Candidatus Omnitrophota bacterium DNA window includes the following coding sequences:
- a CDS encoding methyltransferase domain-containing protein yields MRQNEIKHGKAISSNAENIWGWASPAGKLRAVRRIKLFIEKGAIETGKNILEIGCGTGIFTAGMASTGADVTAVDISPELLNIANMYHAGQNIKYSKEDAEKMSFAGGKFDVVMGNSVLHHLNLSLALPEIHRVLKKGGQILFSEPNMLNPQIMLQKNFPPLKKIMGDSPDETAFFRWGLPGILRNCGFSSVDVQPYDFLHPAIPGFMIGAMEKSALLAEKVPVIREISGSLFIYARKH; encoded by the coding sequence ATGCGGCAAAACGAAATTAAGCACGGCAAGGCGATTTCTTCAAACGCCGAGAATATATGGGGCTGGGCTTCCCCTGCGGGAAAGCTTCGCGCGGTGCGAAGAATTAAATTATTTATAGAAAAAGGCGCAATAGAAACAGGTAAAAATATTCTTGAAATAGGATGCGGAACGGGAATTTTTACCGCAGGGATGGCGTCAACAGGGGCTGATGTGACAGCCGTTGATATATCTCCGGAATTATTAAATATCGCGAATATGTATCATGCAGGGCAGAATATTAAATATTCGAAGGAAGATGCCGAAAAAATGAGTTTTGCCGGCGGCAAATTTGATGTTGTCATGGGAAATTCTGTTTTGCACCATCTGAATTTGTCTCTGGCGCTTCCGGAAATACACAGGGTCCTGAAAAAAGGGGGGCAGATACTTTTCAGTGAACCCAATATGCTCAATCCTCAGATAATGCTTCAGAAGAATTTCCCGCCGCTTAAAAAGATCATGGGGGATTCGCCGGATGAAACCGCTTTTTTCAGATGGGGTTTGCCGGGTATTTTGCGTAATTGCGGTTTCAGTTCTGTTGATGTTCAACCTTATGATTTTCTGCATCCGGCCATTCCCGGGTTTATGATAGGCGCAATGGAGAAATCGGCTCTGTTGGCCGAGAAGGTGCCGGTCATCCGCGAGATTTCCGGTTCTCTGTTTATTTATGCGCGAAAGCATTAA
- a CDS encoding glycosyltransferase family 39 protein — translation MSGQKAIRKNSFNTLLFLFVVLFYGFYPVWFVPAIPAVYRMILLNIFVGLIGGIIYWWPGLTDISADLISSRDHAESRKSNVVAVGIFVLAIVAHLPFWILPVVTGDDMQSHISPAATVLGHMYRFIPPLAVTLMVLGAVVFLFLYGRIILRKLQKFNLIYWLPVCLLNIYAFFLIKTNLVETVGMWQSVFRYPPVAKLVYLMGYALFGINEFVGRGIQFVFLAGTAVYVFKAVKAVSERADSDIVLFLALFFPTFFHFSNYSVLENGTVFFFAAMSYHFLKSLEENRHISWVVLWLSIGLLYKRLTIGFVPVMLFYLLYKYYKNKVTIGFFKKYLHALLVPALIGLPFTAMGAILKIRNAASKWDNIFYPAQLGQNLIDLIGTLGPFLSALLFLSVVWCVFKRKRFNLYWIMLILGYYLMISLTHANGYIRHAQPVYLGLFYFFAVAVTDFIYWAKQKNKKILVMVSLLLTSELVYSNFFAADRVQRTVLRNRFENIYPYGELMDYLKLLVPEKGALRVYAPAEVEPSHFYLAKHKLTGKILWDRTAPANINKKVIVDKAGQYDYLCLPEIGTVYNNYKDVIMEIIDSEEMKLLKVFDYKGNRIFLFRPLDADVYKDKNC, via the coding sequence ATGAGCGGGCAAAAGGCAATCAGAAAGAATTCTTTCAACACGCTGCTGTTTCTTTTTGTTGTGCTGTTTTATGGCTTCTATCCTGTATGGTTTGTTCCTGCGATCCCAGCCGTATATCGGATGATTCTACTTAATATATTTGTCGGATTAATAGGGGGGATTATCTATTGGTGGCCCGGCTTAACGGATATTTCCGCGGATTTGATTTCTAGCCGTGATCACGCGGAATCACGAAAGTCAAACGTCGTCGCCGTAGGTATTTTTGTATTGGCTATAGTGGCACATCTCCCTTTTTGGATTTTGCCCGTTGTCACTGGAGATGATATGCAATCCCATATCTCGCCGGCGGCCACTGTTCTCGGCCACATGTATCGTTTTATTCCCCCGCTTGCTGTCACATTGATGGTTTTAGGAGCCGTTGTGTTTCTTTTTCTTTACGGACGGATAATTTTGCGGAAGTTACAAAAGTTTAATTTAATTTACTGGCTGCCAGTGTGCCTCTTAAATATATATGCCTTTTTCCTGATTAAAACCAATTTAGTAGAGACTGTGGGTATGTGGCAGTCTGTTTTCCGCTATCCGCCTGTGGCAAAATTAGTTTATTTGATGGGATATGCGCTTTTTGGGATAAATGAATTTGTGGGGAGAGGTATCCAGTTTGTATTTCTTGCGGGTACCGCGGTTTATGTGTTTAAAGCGGTTAAAGCGGTATCAGAACGGGCTGATTCCGATATCGTTTTGTTTCTGGCATTGTTTTTCCCGACTTTTTTTCATTTTAGTAATTATTCTGTGCTTGAGAATGGAACAGTTTTTTTCTTCGCGGCGATGTCATATCATTTTTTAAAGTCGCTGGAAGAGAATAGGCATATAAGTTGGGTTGTCCTCTGGCTTTCCATAGGGCTTCTCTACAAAAGGCTAACAATAGGGTTCGTACCTGTTATGCTGTTCTATCTTCTGTACAAATATTACAAAAATAAAGTCACTATTGGTTTTTTTAAAAAATATTTACATGCCTTGCTGGTGCCGGCGCTTATTGGATTACCGTTTACTGCCATGGGGGCTATTTTAAAAATCCGGAATGCCGCCAGTAAGTGGGACAATATATTTTATCCGGCCCAATTAGGACAAAATTTGATTGATTTGATCGGCACGCTGGGCCCGTTTTTATCAGCATTATTGTTTTTGTCAGTTGTTTGGTGTGTTTTTAAAAGAAAGAGATTTAACTTGTATTGGATTATGTTGATTTTGGGTTATTATCTGATGATAAGTTTGACACATGCGAATGGTTATATAAGGCATGCCCAACCCGTTTACCTGGGATTGTTTTATTTCTTTGCGGTTGCGGTAACAGACTTTATATACTGGGCAAAACAAAAAAACAAAAAGATATTAGTCATGGTCAGCCTTCTCTTAACTTCAGAATTGGTTTATAGTAATTTTTTCGCTGCTGACAGAGTGCAAAGAACGGTTTTGCGTAACAGGTTTGAAAATATCTATCCTTACGGCGAACTGATGGACTATTTGAAATTGCTTGTCCCTGAAAAGGGCGCGCTCAGGGTTTATGCCCCGGCGGAAGTTGAGCCCAGCCATTTTTATCTGGCTAAACACAAACTTACAGGGAAAATATTATGGGATAGAACAGCTCCCGCAAATATAAACAAAAAAGTCATCGTTGATAAAGCGGGGCAATACGATTATCTGTGTTTGCCGGAAATAGGTACTGTTTACAATAACTATAAGGACGTGATTATGGAGATTATTGATTCGGAAGAAATGAAACTCCTAAAAGTTTTTGATTATAAAGGCAACCGGATATTCCTTTTCAGGCCGCTGGATGCCGATGTGTATAAGGATAAAAATTGTTGA
- a CDS encoding glycosyltransferase family 39 protein: MNKPVLWILFTALFLRLLLFAVIMSNNQERFMQPDSYGYVQIAENIVSHKVYSGSYSQPFLPEHSRTPVYPFFIAMLKFFHMGVTSVILFQIILSSLICFGVIMSAYKFSGHNLKSAYAAGVFMAIDIPTIVLANSILAETLFTFLLFLSILLFVFYLEKRKIVFLFISAILMSLSVLCRPIAFLLPGVLITALILRKGFAVRKRIFDTMLVLIMCFAVLSPWLIRNKIVFGNFFLSTISYDNLLYYQAAGVVAKQKKISISDAREELEQTVNKKFAKEPALNMSAQNSFKKKLAISIISSHPIIYFHNYVKSVFKMMVKPIRSDLDLMMGLKSEPSTLESWYVVSRGSLISEFFRKTSITTIVLCFFQMLSLAVLYMLSLMGVYKVYSKQFSKIQIFVPIIVYFCIMSGVPEVYARFRVPVMPFLAVLAGIGVLGLKKADG; the protein is encoded by the coding sequence TTGAATAAACCGGTATTATGGATTTTGTTTACAGCGTTATTTTTACGCCTTTTGTTATTCGCTGTTATAATGTCAAATAATCAGGAAAGGTTTATGCAGCCGGACTCGTACGGCTATGTACAGATAGCAGAAAATATTGTTTCCCATAAAGTTTATAGCGGTTCTTATTCACAGCCATTTTTGCCGGAACACAGCAGGACTCCGGTATACCCTTTTTTTATAGCGATGCTTAAATTTTTTCATATGGGAGTTACAAGCGTGATTCTTTTTCAGATAATTTTATCGTCGCTGATTTGTTTTGGCGTTATTATGTCCGCTTATAAATTTAGCGGGCACAATTTAAAATCCGCATATGCGGCGGGTGTGTTTATGGCAATTGATATCCCCACTATAGTTCTTGCCAACTCCATTCTTGCCGAAACGCTTTTTACTTTTTTATTGTTTCTTTCAATTCTGTTATTTGTTTTCTATCTGGAAAAAAGAAAAATTGTTTTTTTGTTTATTTCAGCTATTTTAATGAGCTTGAGCGTGTTGTGCCGGCCCATTGCTTTTCTGCTGCCCGGAGTGTTGATCACTGCTCTTATTTTAAGAAAAGGTTTTGCTGTTAGAAAGCGAATTTTTGACACGATGCTGGTTTTAATTATGTGCTTTGCTGTTCTTTCTCCGTGGCTTATCCGCAACAAAATTGTTTTCGGCAACTTTTTTTTGAGTACTATCAGCTATGATAATTTGCTTTATTATCAAGCTGCCGGCGTAGTTGCCAAACAAAAAAAGATTTCAATTTCCGATGCAAGGGAAGAGCTTGAGCAGACGGTTAATAAGAAATTCGCCAAAGAGCCTGCGCTCAATATGTCTGCGCAAAATAGTTTTAAGAAAAAATTGGCTATTTCAATTATTAGCAGTCACCCGATTATTTACTTTCACAATTATGTCAAATCTGTATTCAAGATGATGGTTAAACCCATTAGAAGTGATTTGGATTTGATGATGGGTTTAAAAAGTGAGCCGTCTACATTGGAATCGTGGTACGTTGTTTCTCGGGGGTCTTTAATATCAGAATTTTTTCGCAAGACTTCAATTACAACAATTGTATTATGTTTTTTTCAAATGCTTTCGCTTGCTGTCCTGTACATGCTTTCTTTGATGGGCGTTTACAAAGTTTATTCAAAGCAGTTTTCTAAAATTCAAATATTTGTGCCAATAATTGTTTATTTTTGTATAATGTCCGGAGTGCCGGAGGTTTATGCCAGATTTAGAGTGCCTGTTATGCCTTTTTTGGCTGTATTGGCGGGCATTGGTGTTTTGGGTTTGAAGAAAGCAGACGGATAG